The genomic region AAGTTTGACATCACGAATTCCATACAATCCTCCTTAAAAAAGTTAAAACTACTTATTAAAATTATTCATACATGCCGTATAACCGTTGAAAATTATTTCTTCTGCGGCTTCTGCGGCTTTTTCAATCCCGTTATTTATTAATTCAATTTCATTTTTATCAAAATCATGAAGAACATATGAAACAACTTGTTCCCTTCGCTCAGGCCGGCCTATTCCAAGCTTGATTCTTCCAAACCGGTCAGTTCCCAAATTTTCTATTATTGATTTGACTCCGTTATGGCCACCGGCTCCACCATGTTTCCTAATACGTATTTTCCCTGGTGGCAAGTCTAAATCATCATAAGCAACAATTATTCTTGAAATGTCAACATCAAAATAGTTTGAAATTTCTCTTAAGGGAAACCCACTTTTATTCATATAAGAGAAAGGTTTGAGAAGAATAATGTCAACATTTCCTCTCTTGCCTTTCCCAAAAATTCCATTAAATTTTTTCTTATCAACAGAAATATTAAACAATTCAGAAAGCCTGTCAATAAGTTTAAATCCTAGATTGTGCCTGTTACCTTCATAACTTTGCCCGGGATTTCCAAGGCCGGCAACAAGCCATATTTTATCAGACATTTGTCCTGACTGCTTAGAAAGTTAAAAAATTAGTCTTCAGTTGCTTCTGTTTCTTCTTCAGCTGACTCTTCAGTTTCTTCTCCGTCTTCTAGGCCTTCTAGATCTTCATCAAGCTCTTCTTCTTCAGGCTCTTCAGCATCAGGAGCTACAATTGTAAGAACTGTATAGTTAACCTCTTTATCAACTTCAACTTCAGGGCCAAACTCAATTTCTTCAATATGAACAGCATCTCCAAGCTCAAGCTCAGACACGTCGATTTTAACTGATTCAGGAATATTATCAGCTGTACAGCGAACGTCAATTTCTCTTCTTAGAATCTGAAGCATTCCACCGTTTTCAATACCAGGGCATTCTTCTTCACCAAAAACTTCAACAGGAACTCTAAAATCAAGCACCTGGTCTTTTTCAATGGTAAGAAAATCAGCATGAAGAAACTTACCGCTGACAACATCAGCCTGGAGTTCCTTGATCATTGCCTGGTAAGTATTGGAGCCAAGAGCAACTTTAAGAAAAACTTCCATTGTATCTGTTTTTTTAATTGCCTTTTCAAGGTCAATAGTATTTACCGAAACAGGTAATGCTTCGGTTTTTCTTCCGTAGATAACAGCTGGAATTCTTTTATCTCTTCTCAGAGCTTTGCCTGCCTGTTTCCCTGTTTCTTTTCTTTCCAATGCTTCAATCTCTATAAATTTCAACTTTAACTCCTTGATTTTTCTTGATCAATCAAAAAGAGAAGTTACAGAATCTCCTGTATGACTTCTCAAAATTGCTTCGCCTATTATTCCAGACATTGAAATAATTTTTACCTTATCTGAACCTGCAGCCTTTTCAGACAAAGGAATTGTATCTGTAACAACAAGTTTTACAATAGGTGAATTTTCTATTCTTTCTAAAGCAGGGCCTGACAAAACAGGATGAGAACAAAAAGCATAAATCTCCTTGGCACCCTGTTCAATAAGAATCTTTGATGCTTCTGTCAAAGTTCCTGCTGTATCAACCATATCATCTAAAATAACAGCTTTTTTACCAACTACGTCTCCAACAACAGTCATTAAGCCAATCTTGTTTGGAGCAGTTCTGTGTTTATCAACTATAGCCCACTCTGCTCCAAGCCTTTTTGCAAAAGCCCTGGCTCTTTCAACTCCTCCTGCATCTGGAGAAACAACTACAAGCTCGTCCATATTAAAGATTGATGAAGCATAATCCCTTAAAACAGGAGCAGCATAGAGGTTGTCAACAGGTATGTCAAAGAATCCCTGAACCTGACCTGCATGAAGATCAACTGTGATAACCCTCTGGGCTCCTGCCTTCATAACCATATCTGCCACAACCTTAGCACTAATGGGAACCCTTGGGGCAACTTTTTTGTCCTGACGGGCATACCCAAAATAAGGAATTACAGCGGTAATTTTTCTTGCTGCTGATCTTTTAACTGCGTCAATCATCAAAAGCAGTTCCATAAGATTATCATTTACCGGACAACAGGTTGACTGAATTATATAAATATCCCTGCCCCTGACATTTTCGAGGATTTCCACCTGAACTTCGCCGTCACTAAAAGTTGTTACTTTTGAATTACCCAAAGGTTTTCCAAGGTATTCTGAAATTTTTTCTGCAAGAGAAGGGTTGGAATTTCCTGCGAAAATAGTTAAATCGTCCATTGTTCCTCGCGGAGACCTGCTTTAATATTTATTTTTTGGCTGGGGTGGAAGGATTCGAACCTTCGCATGCAGGGATCAAAACCCTGTGCCTTTCCGCTTGGCGACACCCCAGTAATCATTCAACAAACTCTGATGAATACACTTTCCAGTTTTCAGGATAAGCATTTAAAATATATTCAAATCCTTTATCCCTGGCTGGTTTATCACAATAAATGCCGAAACAGGTTGATCCACTCCCAGACATTTGTGTAATTACAGCACCTGATTGCTTAAGAAGAGTTTTGACACTTCCTATTTCAGGAAGCATTTCTTCAGCAACAATTTCAAGATCATTGAATAAGCTTTCTTTTACTTCTAAACAGTCCCTAAACAAAAGTCTTTTATTTATTTTTACCTGGTTTGTCAATCCCCAATTAATTTTTTTATAAACTTCTGCTGTTTTAATCCCTTTTAAAGGGTGAATTAAAACCAGGTATTTTTTTTCAAGACCAGGATGGGGAGAGACAATATTTCCTATCCCGGTGCAAACAGCAGGCCTTGATCTTATAAAAAAAGGGAGATCAGCACCGATTTCAGCAGACTTTTCCTCAAGAAAATCAAGAGAGAACAAATCGTTAAAAAGAGAGTTCAGCCCTGTCAGCACACTGGCTCCATCACTGCTTCCTCCTCCAAGCCCGGCTTCTGAAGGAATGTTTTTTTTAATTTTAATACCTATCCCTGTTTTTATTTTCGATTCCCTTAAAAAAATGGAAGCCGCCTTAAAAGCCGTATTTGATTCATCGCAAGGACAATCAAACTCTCCACAACTTTCCAAAGTTATACCCAAAGAACTGCTTTTCAATTCTATTTCAACCTCATCATAGATTGAAACAGGCACCATAAGGGTTTCAAGAATATGGTATCCATCTGAACGCCGGCCTTTTATATCAAGATATAAATTAATCTTTGCATAAGCTTTTTTGATTATTTTATTTCTGGATCCTGATAACACTAAACCCCCGATTGTATTGTTTGACAAAAAAGGAAACATCTTCCTTGTCTTTAAAAGTATTTATAATTTCAAGATAGTCTTTTGGAGAATTAACAGGTTTATGGTTTATCTGCAAAATCACATCCCACTTTTTCATTCCAGCCTTAAAAGCTTTACCTTGAGGATCAAGGTTTGCAACAACAACACCCTGACCAAATTTTACATTGAGCCTTTCTGCGGTTGTTTTGTCAAGCTCAGCAATCTGAATACCAAAAGGAATTTTGGATATTTGGTCACTTCCATCTGCTAAAGGGCTGTCTCCTCTTTTTCCTATTTTAACTTCAAAGACTTTTTTCTTTCCTTTTCTTACAATCCCAATATCTACCTTTGAACCTACTTTAAGAGCTGCAACTTCACGGGTTAAATCCCTTGAGTTTTTAACCTGCTCTTTCCCAACAGAAACAATTATATCTCCTGGTTTTATACCTGCATCTGAAGCTGGATTGCCATCAAAAACCTCTGAAACAAAAACTCCTTCAGGTTTTTTAAGTCCGTAATATTCTGCAATTCCTTCGTCAACATCCTGAATTTGTACACCAAGCCATCCCCTGACAACCTCTCCATTGTTTTTAAGCTGTTCTATAACAGAAGAGGCCATGTTCGATGGAATTGCAAAGCCTATTCCCTGGGCTCTTGCAAGAATAGCTGTGTTTATCCCAACAACCCTTCCTTCAAGATCAAGAAGAGGCCCTCCGCTATTTCCAGGATTGATTGAAGCATCTGTTTGGATAAAATCATCGTATGGACCAGCGTCAATAACTCTGCCCTTTGCACTTACAATTCCTGCAGTAACAGTCTGCTCAAGACCAAAAGGGCTTCCTATGGCAACCACCCACTCTCCAACCTTTAATTCTCCAGAATCTCCAAATTCAAGAAAAGGAAGTTTTTTTTCTGATTCAATCTTTATTAAAGCAAGATCAGTATTTGGATCACTGCCTATTTTTTTAGCATCGTATTCTTCGCCGTTTTTAAGCTTTACCTTAATTTCATCTGCATCAGCAATTACATGGTTGTTTGTTACAATATAACCGTCTGAATCTATAAGAAAACCTGAACCAAGGCTTTTTTGCTCAAATTCTTTTTGGGGAAGACCTTCATAAAATCTTCTAAAAAACTCATCAAACAAATCATTTCCAGGGGAATAAAAAGGTTTTCCTCCAGCAGTTTTTTTAACAGTCCTTATATTAACAACAGAATTTTCTGCATGTTTTGCAAGTCCGCTGAAATTTTCAGGAATGAATTTAGCTGCAAAACCTAATTGAAAGGTTCCAATCATTAAAAAAAACACAATCCAGTAAATAAAAACATTAAACTTATAACTTTTCATAAAAAACTCCATTGATTAAAAATAGATTCACGATTCCTTTACATACATAAGTCTTAAATCATGCAGTATATTTTCAATAAGTTTTATTTCTTCTTCGTTTAAATTACCTTTTGTCTTCTCTTTGAGCATTGCTATTATATCAATTGTTTGTTTTGCCAGAGAAATGTTTTTGTTCTTCTGCCCTGTACCAGGATCTGGAATCATCCCGAGATTATAAAGAGCCGAAGCATTAAGAGACATTATAAATGTATTAAAATCAATATCTGGCATGGAGTCTGTTTTCTCAGACATAAATGAATCCTTTCAATGAAATTTTGTTTTTTTGTCAAAAAAATTAAACTAATTAAAAATATTTAATCTTAGATTTCCTAAAGTGAAATCTAAATTTTTGTACTCTA from Desulforegulaceae bacterium harbors:
- a CDS encoding 50S ribosomal protein L25/general stress protein Ctc — translated: MKFIEIEALERKETGKQAGKALRRDKRIPAVIYGRKTEALPVSVNTIDLEKAIKKTDTMEVFLKVALGSNTYQAMIKELQADVVSGKFLHADFLTIEKDQVLDFRVPVEVFGEEECPGIENGGMLQILRREIDVRCTADNIPESVKIDVSELELGDAVHIEEIEFGPEVEVDKEVNYTVLTIVAPDAEEPEEEELDEDLEGLEDGEETEESAEEETEATED
- a CDS encoding Do family serine endopeptidase, which gives rise to MKSYKFNVFIYWIVFFLMIGTFQLGFAAKFIPENFSGLAKHAENSVVNIRTVKKTAGGKPFYSPGNDLFDEFFRRFYEGLPQKEFEQKSLGSGFLIDSDGYIVTNNHVIADADEIKVKLKNGEEYDAKKIGSDPNTDLALIKIESEKKLPFLEFGDSGELKVGEWVVAIGSPFGLEQTVTAGIVSAKGRVIDAGPYDDFIQTDASINPGNSGGPLLDLEGRVVGINTAILARAQGIGFAIPSNMASSVIEQLKNNGEVVRGWLGVQIQDVDEGIAEYYGLKKPEGVFVSEVFDGNPASDAGIKPGDIIVSVGKEQVKNSRDLTREVAALKVGSKVDIGIVRKGKKKVFEVKIGKRGDSPLADGSDQISKIPFGIQIAELDKTTAERLNVKFGQGVVVANLDPQGKAFKAGMKKWDVILQINHKPVNSPKDYLEIINTFKDKEDVSFFVKQYNRGFSVIRIQK
- a CDS encoding ribose-phosphate pyrophosphokinase → MDDLTIFAGNSNPSLAEKISEYLGKPLGNSKVTTFSDGEVQVEILENVRGRDIYIIQSTCCPVNDNLMELLLMIDAVKRSAARKITAVIPYFGYARQDKKVAPRVPISAKVVADMVMKAGAQRVITVDLHAGQVQGFFDIPVDNLYAAPVLRDYASSIFNMDELVVVSPDAGGVERARAFAKRLGAEWAIVDKHRTAPNKIGLMTVVGDVVGKKAVILDDMVDTAGTLTEASKILIEQGAKEIYAFCSHPVLSGPALERIENSPIVKLVVTDTIPLSEKAAGSDKVKIISMSGIIGEAILRSHTGDSVTSLFD
- a CDS encoding DUF1844 domain-containing protein, whose product is MSEKTDSMPDIDFNTFIMSLNASALYNLGMIPDPGTGQKNKNISLAKQTIDIIAMLKEKTKGNLNEEEIKLIENILHDLRLMYVKES
- the pth gene encoding aminoacyl-tRNA hydrolase; this encodes MSDKIWLVAGLGNPGQSYEGNRHNLGFKLIDRLSELFNISVDKKKFNGIFGKGKRGNVDIILLKPFSYMNKSGFPLREISNYFDVDISRIIVAYDDLDLPPGKIRIRKHGGAGGHNGVKSIIENLGTDRFGRIKLGIGRPERREQVVSYVLHDFDKNEIELINNGIEKAAEAAEEIIFNGYTACMNNFNK
- the ispE gene encoding 4-(cytidine 5'-diphospho)-2-C-methyl-D-erythritol kinase, giving the protein MLSGSRNKIIKKAYAKINLYLDIKGRRSDGYHILETLMVPVSIYDEVEIELKSSSLGITLESCGEFDCPCDESNTAFKAASIFLRESKIKTGIGIKIKKNIPSEAGLGGGSSDGASVLTGLNSLFNDLFSLDFLEEKSAEIGADLPFFIRSRPAVCTGIGNIVSPHPGLEKKYLVLIHPLKGIKTAEVYKKINWGLTNQVKINKRLLFRDCLEVKESLFNDLEIVAEEMLPEIGSVKTLLKQSGAVITQMSGSGSTCFGIYCDKPARDKGFEYILNAYPENWKVYSSEFVE